NNNNNNNNNNNNNNNNNNNNNNNNNNNNNNNNNNNNNNNNNNNNNNNNNNNNNNNNNNNNNNNNNNNNNNNNTTGATGcttaaaacatttcagaaatgaagTTACAAAGAAATATTTCATCTACAGATcttcagaaaaaataaacacaaacacacaccaaaCATGAGAAAGTAGATTTACACTGATATTCAAAGCCAGACAATCATTTTATATCTTGTACATTTAGAATTGAAAAGTCTAGCCAATTTTTAGACAGAAGATGGTAAGAGCACCCCAAAGAAGAGAATTGTGCTGGAATGGAAATTTAGGCTTCATTATATGGGAGATAAACTTAATGAATATATAGTTATAATGAAAGCATTTAaggaaatacctttttttttttttaaggtactttgaccagggattgaacccaggacctcatgtagaaagccagcactcaactactgagctccACTGGCACCCCAGAgttgtttcttgtttgtctgtttttcaggaggtcccagggattgaatctgggaccttgtatgtgggaagcaggtactcaatcactttAGCTACAtcacttgcctaaggaaatacatGTTTGATTCCCTGCAATAGGAACAAACTTTCTAGCTTCTGGTGCATGAGCTACTGTTTCTCCCTGAACATTAAAATACTTCAAGGCCCACTCAGGGACCAAGgacactattcttttttttttttttttttaaagatttatttatttatttctctccccttcccccccaccccagctgtctgttctctgtgtctatttgctgcagcttctttgtccgcttctgttgttgtcagcagcatgggaatctgtgtttcatcttgctgtgtcagctttccgtgtgggcggcgctattcttaggcaggctgcactttctttcaggctgggcggctctccttacggggcgcactccttgcatgtggggctccctacgcagggtcacccctgcgtggcagggcactctttgtgcgcatcagcactgcgcatgggccagcgccacatgagtcaaggaggcccagggtttgaaccacggacctcccatgtggtaggccctaaccgttgggccaagtctgctgccgaAGACACTATTCTTAATAACAGACTTGAGTTCCTAGAAAGATTCAAAGGAGAGAAACATGtgcagctcaatggttgagcacctgcttcccatgtgcaaggtcccaggttcaattcccagtacctcctaaaaaaaaaaaaagattcaaaggaAGGCCCTAAGGTTCCCAGAGGGACTGGGGAAGGAAGCAAAGGAGAAAGAACTTTATAAAGTCAGCTCTGTTCAGTCCACCTGCCTGGTTACTTCAACTGCCTCCTCTTGGTAGGTCCATCTGGCCTTGATGATAACTATAACACTGTTAAAAGCACCTGACTCTTGCCACACACCTGAACTTTCTATGGATCATACTGCAGTTCTTCAAGTATAAGCTGTCTCTTCCTATAAATCAGAAAGCACATTAAATAGGTCTTTGTGATATAACACCATTGTTATAAAGAACATGCCTCAGTGCTTTTTCATAAGCTTTTGAAATTATGGGGTTACTTCTGTATACTCCTATAAGTTCCCTATAGCATCTCCTCATTGTGGGTACTCAGTTACACAATGACACTGAATGACCGTCTTGGGTCCTTCCAAATGGCAATTAATTGTGGTAGGGACTAGAACCAACAATCTAAAATTACCCATGGAATGACTCAGTAAATATGTGCTAAGCAAAGATCATAAAATGTTGGAGCCAGGTCCTCACTTTTCAGAAGGAGATAAAGGATTAGGGAGGGGAAGAATTTTGCTTAAGATAGCAAGCAGAGTTTGAACAATATTACAAGTTACCCTTTCCTGACGTGATCTGTTCCGGATTCAGCAGGTCCTCAGGGGCACCAGAGCCTGCTATCAGGGAAGGGGAACAATTAGAAGGTTGGCTCCCGTGCTGCTCTAACACAGCCTCCAGTTCGGCCATTTCCTGCTGGAGCTTTATCAGGTTATCTTGTATGGTATCCCTCTGctgcaaaaataagaaatgacaaaagaaggTTATACTCTTTGAGAAACTTGTCATAAAGTAAAAATATGTCTTAGCAATTAAGTTTAGGACAGGAGTTGAGATCACCCAGTATGGAATTATGAGTTCTGGCTGAACACCTTTTAATCCAACCATATTCATGCAATTAATACCcatgaaattatttcagaatgaCATTAGAGGGGGAAAAACAATCCCAAATGGTCTTGTTTTATTGTGATGTCCTTCTGAAGttggttattttcttttaaagctatGAAGTAAAAAATTAAGTTACTTAAACATTTGTGATACtaaatttagttttatgagactCATAAGACATTTAGGTTGGTCCACATAAAATGTCTAATTTTTTAGCCTGATGAGATATTGAAAAAGCTGCTTTCCTAtagcattttagaaaaatataattagTAATCTTGCCTAGAGGCTCTAACTGACTTGTGAGGACTCTTCCCTCACTGGGATTCTGTGAACCCTTAATTTCTAACAGAAGGAGTAAAGAGTTAATTTACTActttatctatttgttcatttgacaactatttattgatcatttatcatgtaccaggcactgtacaGTGCTTGGGATATAGCCCTCAGGGTGCTGACATTCTAGATGGGAATAGGGTACCTAGAAAGTAGAGAGAAAGATCTGTTTAAGGAAAGATTCTAAGAAAGAGCCCTAAGAAAGTTTGTAAGgacatttattgtttttaagtCAAGATAATGGGCTCTTCTTGCTTATGGAGTCCCTGATGTTTATTGCTCCATTACAAGAAAAAATTTTTGCTAAGTCTAAGGTTTTTGATAACCAAAGAATTTAGATAAGTAGCTTtccaaaatgtttatttcttcacTTTTAGAAAGAAAACTAATGATTGCCAGCAAAACTAGGGGGAAATACGTTTCatcctctgtctcttctcctgATCCTTGAAAATGACTTTGCCCCCTCCTAAAAACAAGTCATCTTTCTCCTGTTACACTGAATTCATAGTTTCAGGAGGTTTTTATAACCAGAAAATGTATTCCCAGTTTCACAAAGGTTTCCACTGCTACCCTAAGACTGCTCTGCTGCCAATTTCCACAGCAACGCCATTGCCACCTACGTGGTGCTTGCGGGTAGTTACATCACTGATCAAACCCTGGCCCCAGTAAACATGGACTAAAACTACACACAAATACCTGATCAATGCTTCAGAAGTTATAACAGCACTGTCACAACGCTCATACCTAACCTCTATGTGGCCATAAATtagatgagaaaatgagaaaaaatagtaATGGGAGAATTATAACTACATAGCTTTCCTTTGGGTTTTCCCAAAGGAATTATAACTCAAATTTTCCTGCAGGCTGTTGACCAACTATATTTGGGAGACCAAAACCAAATTGCTCGATTCTAATTTTGAAGTGTTTCTTGAATTACCCTACTCCTCTTTTCTATTCCCACTATGCTACTctgatctctattttttttttttagattttatttatttgatcccccagttgtctgttctctgtgtctttttgctgcatcttgtttctttgtctgcttctgttgtcgtcaacggcaagggaagtgtgggcggtgccattcctgggcaggttgcactttctttcgcgctgggcagctctccttacgggtgcactccttgcacatggggctcccctacaccggggtgcgtggggcggcactccttgcgcgcatcagcactgtgcatgggccagctccacacgggtcaaggaggcccggggtttgaatcgcggacctcccatgtggtagacaggaagccctaaccactgggccaagtccgtttccctgatctCTATTTTTAATATAGCTACATTGCTGCAAAAGTGCTCTAAAAGTCatgtttatcttgtttctttcttccattaGGACCTTAGTGGTACAACAATGCTCAGATACTAAGTTAATACTTTCTGAACACTATATAGTTATTAGTCATTATTACTTTTGGGATAAAGTCCAAATTCTTTAGCATATAGCATTCAAAAGGCTTTTTACACCTTGATCTTATCTGTTATTTATCCTCCAAAACCCTCATAGGCCCTGCTTTATAGCCACATGGGACAACTTTGTGCTACCTAAGCTTCTGTGCCTTTGCTTCAATTTCTGCCTCCCATCTCTTGGAAAAATTCTTCTTATCTTTCAAGGCCTAGCTTGAGTGTCACCTTCAGAAGTGTTCACCAATAATACATCTCCTATCAGGAACAGAGGATCCCTCACTGTCATTTATACTGTTAGCATGTTAGTATACTACTATTACTACAGGGGAACATGTGACCTTCTTGATAGGAGTAATCTTTCCTTAATCACTTTTCCATCCCTAATGCCTAGCACATAATAAGTCTTCAGTAAATGTTTAATGCAGAAATGAGTTAGTAAATGAATATAGTCCAAGTTTATCAGTCTTTGGTAAAAAAGATACTAATAACAAATTAGGAGTTTTCTATCTCCTATATATTTCTAAGTTCTGTATGAAGAGAGAAATCTCTAGGAATGATCCCACCTCAATTATTTTGTCTGTCCATGCTACTCCAGATTTAAGTTAGCCTGATATCTGACTTCAGTTCTGTTTTGGGTAGatgcttaattaaaaaaaaaaagctttccaaaaaaaacaaaaacaaaaacaaaactcttgaACGTATAGTCACATCTTTGGGAATAAAATAGGAACACAAAAAAACAAGGAGGTAGTTTATTCAATGTGAAATGTAATAGAGTATAGCTAAAGCAAATGGAATCTGAAACTGGAACCTAAAGCtttaaaatataagggatacaATTAGGAGAAAGGCATATTGACAGAGCCCCAAATCCAGTCGCAGAAAGAATCATAGGAATTATAAACAGAGAAAAGGACTCCTAGGTTTTTTAGTCAATTTAATCACCATGGCAACCCAGCAGAAGCAGAGAATACTGGTGACAACTCAGGTACAGAATGGGCAGTCATCTAAAAGGTTTCCTCCTGACTCCAATAGGCTTCATGCCTAGAGTCATTTGCTCTGTATAGAGAATGGGCAGTAGAAGACAAATACTTTCTATCTATAGTCTTCATCACAATGTCaggttttaaagatttaaaaacaggATACCACCCAGTGTTGGCAAAAGTACAGGAAAATGGGAACTAACAAACACCATCAGAACTGGAGGAGCATAAATTGGCTCAATCTTTCCAAAGAACAATTTAAGTATGTATCAAAGACCAAAAATTCCAGTTCTAGGAATTTATACTATGGAAATCATTATGGATGTGGGCAAATATTTAGCTATCAGGATGTCTACCACAGTGCTGTATATATAGTAGAAAACTGTGCCCCCTACTCTGAAACTCTCAGTATTCAGCAATAAGTAGAATAAATCATGGTATATCCAAAGGATAAAATATTACAGAGTAGTTAAAAATACAGTCcttgaagaaaaatgaatgacACAGTAAAAGACTAGGTATAAGTACATATagtattatttgaattttttttaaagataaggtATATATACCCACATCCATGGGAACATACAAGAAGAATGGCAGGATATACACCAGGAAGTTAACAGTAATTACTTCTGAATGACCTGTAAAACTGAATGCTTTTATAATTAATGTAAGCACATGGTATAAAATTTAAGGCACAaaagaatattcagagaaaagTAGGGCTTCTTTCTTCACCTTCTCTTAGCCATTTAGTTCCCCACCTGGAGGCAACTACTATTATCTGCCTTTTGTGTATTCTTCCAGAGATATTGTCAatacaaaaacatacacatatgtattttCCCATCACCACCATAGTGATATACGATATCCATTACTCTGCATCTTGCTTTTTCCACTTAATGCCATACCTTGGAAATCATTCCATTTCAGTACATAGAGACTAGCCTCAATCTTTTAAATGAGAGCacaatattccactgtatggatatgcTAAAAAATTTTTGagccatttcctctgaattatttttgttcatattttctaagttttctatGATGCAAATGTATAACTTTAGAAGAGTGTCAGGGTTTTCTCAGTTTCATCTAATCTGGCCCTGCGGGAAGTTCAGAAAAAAATGCCATTCCCTTTCTAGTAGTAAAACGTGTATTTAAGGTTTAGGTGAGAAAAAGAAGCCATAGTAGGATGATCCTAGGGGGTCTAGGTATCTCCATTTTACATTACTGCTCAGAGAAAGTAAGCAAATTGTCTAGGATCACACAGCCAGGTACAGAACCCCTCACAAATATTATTACCAGCAATCACCATGTGCCTACACTGTGTAGGATCTTGTGGCTAGGAATACAAAGATAATGATGAGATAGCACAAGAGTCTGATAATCTAGGGCAGGGTTCTTAATCAGGTATCCATGGAgttttcagggggtctgtgagcttgaattgaaaattcaaaaaaacccaCTGAATTAGTGCAggggtgatatatttattaaataatatatagtatagtgtggacttagtatgatttttattttgatgtagcatgtttTGAGTGTAATAGATAATTGCCTGccaaaaggttggtaaggatggtggagatggttttatgacaccatgggaaaactcgaatttctaaatgtttgctgaaaatgaccatttgaacagatgttgaactgtgttGGGTTATcagatattgaaattatgggaaagctgtaaaatgtaattttgaatagtcctaaaatttaatttaaagacatgctaaTGTTGAGTATCATAAAACTATGTACTACTACATTCGAGAAGGGGatccgtggtttttacctgactggcaaagggatctgtggaacaaaaaaggttaagaacccttgatcTAGTGGgagaaaaatatgtgaaaaactAAGTTTAGATGAATCCCAACTTGTGAATATgagaatttggaaaattttgaaatcattgctataaaataaaaattaggaaatgGAGCCAGGTTCTGTGAGGAAGATATTAAACATTGTGGTGAAGAAGGCTTTTTCTAGCCTTGGGTACTGAAACATTCACATGTACTAATGTAGATAAGATAAAGCTGTCAATCTCTTCATAAGTAATCAAATCATTGGCCTTGACAACTTGGTACAGGAAGTAAAATTGTGTACTttatcttttaaaggaaaaagatgacTTACAGTCACTAAAGAACAAACAGCtaatagatttaaaaagaaaagaaagaaaaatcacataacaGCTAACAGATAGTTAGACTCTAATAGGGAGAGAACCCTGTGGGCTCTCATCACCCACCCATATCCATACATGCTTTTTACCTGAGTTGTTAAGATATCACTCTGAGAGGACAGTTCTGAACAGTCTTCAGAGAGGCTTGATTCATTTTCATACCCTGATGCTGCTTCACCtttaatgataatgaaaataggTTCAGATGTAAAAACAGACAGCAAACAATTCAACTTTGTATATCTCTTTCTGCCCACTGGCAGGCTAGATTTCATTTTCACATCACCCAAAATGATTATACTCCTCACTTTGGGAAACCCAGATTTCCTCTTGgaaatcaaaacaatgaaaacCAGAAGCAAGCCCATCAACAATTAGAGCATTAAATCTCTTTCAAACAGAGACCTTCAAGCTGGGTGAAGGACTTTTGGCTTTTAAAGAAAACCATCTTTGATGGAACATgtttaaaacttaaaaagcagTTATTCTAAGTGTACTTGGAAACTCATAAAATGTGCTCCCCAAAAGGCACAAACATTTagctcatttatataaaatagacCGGGCAAACACAAAAACCTGGTTCCAATACCTAAGTTTGAATCCACACTCTGGTCTTCCTGGTAATTATCCTCTTCCAGGCTAGTTTCCCTTTCGTGATCATCTGCAATCAATTCGTCCTTGTCACTCAAAACAACTTCCTCGTTTTCAAACTGATGCCTCACTTGTTTGGAAGGAGGATCAAACATCAAGAAAGGATCCTGGGTGTTTGTATTTGCAGTCAAGTCTTCCAAAGCACTGCACTGTGAAGAAAACAAGCTACTAGAACATCTCGCTTCCTCACTAAGGGGATGTTCCTGGGATGCCTTCAGCAATGATACCTGATTACTGCAGTCATTCATGCTATTCTTCAATACTAGGTTCTCTTCTGTTATCTTAGACAGACACTCCATGGAAACAGCACTACGTTGAGAAGGTATATTAGTTACTTTACcaaataataagtgttggaaGCAGGGAAGCTCTTCATCCTCACTAGATACGTCCTCTTCTGAGGAGTCTAATTTCCTGGGCTTTCTTTGGTGACCCTGAGCAAAACTTGTATGGACTAAAGGGCTAGGGCTCCTTCTGAACTCTCTTTTCTGGACAGTTTTGctaaaaatagcagatctttccTTAATGTCACTTTCAGCAAAGcagttattttcctttatttcatcaTCATCTAACAAGTCATCAGGTGTCTCAGAACAAATCTGGGAAGCACAACTATTTCCCATAGGTAGTTGTAGGTTATCTGAAATTAGACATGGAGAGAAGTCTATATCAACAGCCCGAATTGCTTCTTCATTTTCTCCTTGACTTTTTATTTCAGGATATTTACAATTGGTTATAGGAAGACTTTGCTTATAGACTTCAGGTTGCATAAGACCTAATCTGAGCATAGCATTTAATTTAGGTGCTCTGTTTCTACCTACTTCTGCTTGAATGTTCTCATCACTGGACCCTACTTCATTAATACTGCTTGAGCTGGCTTCTTTAAAAGTGTTTTCTCTAATGTTACTGTGGCTAATTGTGCTTACTGTACTTTGAATGATGTTCTCATTTACCATTGTTCTTTCAAGTGACACTGTAAGTTCCTCAAACTTTTCCTCTGACAGGTTTTCCTTACATTTAGTTTTAACAGATGACTTCATGTGAGAAAGTGATGGCATTTGATCTGGGTTTTGTGAAATTTCATGTTCATTTGAATTAATGAGTTCAGATTCATTGCCTCTGGCCTGAGAGGACTGACAAAGCCTAGAGACTCCTTGAATGCTACCTTTGGCATAATCACCTGGCTTATCTTTCTGacaaactataggaaagcctgcAGTTGTGTGAATTACCTGCACATGTTTGATTTTAGACTCTTTCTTCCcctgattttcttctttatgtctaCATTCAAAGGTGACTTTTGGACTTTGTTTCCCTAAGAACCTGGAGTGGGCACAGACTGTTGCACATTCATTTTCTGGATTCGAAAACAGAGCAAATGACTGGCGCTTTGAAATCTTGAATGTATTCTGTAAATACTGAGTATCAAGTTCACTCTCTTCTATTTCTACATTTGTCCCCTGAGTGTGGTTAACTTCATGTCTCAATGGATCCTTAAAATCTTCAGTGTCATTTCTAGTGTCTTTAGAACAACCATGGGAAAGTTCAGTGGCATTTCTAATTGCTACATACTGACTCACATGTTGATTTAGTGCTGTTTTTGCCTTCCCCAGGGTGTCAGCTTCCAGTAATGAGATACTGTCTTGAGTGCCATAATCAGTATCAGGTACCACTGAAATACCGGTACTCTCTGCAGATCTTTCAGTTTGCAAACACTTTTCTCCACTTACCACCAGATCTTCAGGGTCCCTGGTACTATCAGACACTTGAATTGTTTCTAGGTTCTCTGCTACTTCTCCTTGCAGGCTAGAATTAAATTTTTGAAGTTTATCAGAACTTGAACATTTAGGAAGAAAATCAGTTACATTTTTAAGTTCTAGGAAAGCATCACTGGCATGTCTTTCACTTATTTGTTCATTTGGCTTATTGTTCTTTTTGGCTCCAGttgtggtttctttttctttcgtGAGTTGAAGCATTCTGTTGTGTCTGATTGGCTTTTGGTtagaatttattttctctatctCTTCAATGCTAGAACAACTATCAATTTGTAGTTCAGTATGATTAGGTGGGCTTGGATTTCTACTGCCGACTAGTTCAAGTGCATGAATATGCCTGGTAGAGGACATCCTCTTCGGCCTATTCTTCTTAGATGcttttgaattaatatttaattctAGTTCCATATTGCTTATACTGCTGCTTATAGGTTCGCCTTTAGTTCTGAAAGCAGATTCTTTTCCCAATGATTCTGTCGGATtagcatttttctctttctgaacaCAATCACCTTTTGTTTCATTCTCATGACCACTATTAGCAATATTCATCACTGGATCATTCTGCTCCATTTGGTCAGTTCCCTGATTTATCTTTTCAGGTGTCTTCTGAACAACTGTCAAAtctactttcttgataaaatcctcAGGACGAAGGCCTGATGCAGTTCTCCTTTTACgctttattttatttgtgagGGAATGCTCTTGTGTTATCTTGGGCTCTGCAGCAATAGCTCCTATAAAAAGGTCTTCGGTTATGTGGCTCAAGTTAGGGAGGCTTGCCTTCCTATGATAggttttcccaaatattttatctttgatgttactCTCTGCTGGTTTCAATTGGACTCTTTCACTTGCAAATTGTAAAGTATCATGAGGATTAATGGCCATTAAGTCTATCTTCTCTGAAAAACTAGAATATTCATCTACTTCTTTTGAAACTTTCAATGCACCAGCTACTTCTGCATTTAATTCAGACCCCCTATCGTGTGAGTCATCAGAAGTTAATATGTCATCACCTCTGGAAAACCACTCGTTAACTTTCTGAATGCTACTATTCAGCATTATCCAAGGAATATCTTGGGTATCTCTATGACTCTCAGAGCATGGAGGTTTCTGCTTATTCAGTTCTTTTCGCCCATACAGGGGATCAGCATCCACATCTACCTTTTTCTCTATGCTGGGAGTCTGCCTATCATTACATGTTTCCTTACTTTCAGCCCATCTGCTCTGTTGGCGCCTTGCTAAGCCAGGCTGTTTGCTTTTATTACAGAATTCAGCCTTTTCTACATTCATTCTGTCTTTAGTGAGTAATAAACTGCTGTTCTCATGCTGTAATAAGTTGGCATGAGTATTTGTGCCACAGGGTTCCACATGCAAGTTTGAAACAGAAATACCCTGATACTTTTCTGGATGCCTCTCAGTTGCATGCTTCTCAATGGTGTTCAAATCTTTATTACTGGATTGATGATGTTCAATGTTTGTTAAGTCCTCAGAAAACTCACAAGCAGCTGAAAATATACGAAAATAATAAAGTGCTTAAAAACTGAATTATCATTCTTAACATAtgttaaatatacatatttaacatAACTTGGGGGAATTAAAATCAAGCAACTggttatttttagagaaattaacTTCATAAATTACCAACTATACTGAAGACATAGTTTATACTTTTTCATCTAATTTCTATTTTAGATTCTTACTAGTTCCATtcaagataattaaaattttaatttcagaatattccctattcataaGCCACACCTCCTATTTCCCTAAACTCTGAGTGAATTAATAACAGACTGTTTGGTTATCTGATACACAGTGGTCTGTTCTATCTTTAGACTCATACTCCCTACATTTAAAAACTTATAGGCTGTTtgatgttatttttctgtttttatgggtatatgttcattgtagaaaatatagaaaactataaaacaaaaattataatctcTCAACTTTTCATTGCCAGAGATAATACAGTACATTTtctcataaaaatttttataaagaaacaGTATTAgtaactttaaaacaaaacaaaacaaaactaatagGCAAAAGATAGAGTTCAAATACATCAATTAAAAGTAAAGggaaacaacaataacaaagtaAAGGGCAACACCAGTTGCACAGGGTACTAGTATAATCACATCAGTCTAGTACCACTGAAATATTTTAGGCTGCACCATGacatgaaaaagaataatatccTAACTTTGCCAAGTGATGTTGTGAATTATAAATGTCCCAAATGGTCTtcagaaattacaacattgaatCTACCCACTCTCTCTGTGCCTGCCAAGTTGGAAGGACTTGCCATTACCCTTTTTTGCAGGATCCAAACTGGTTTCAGCCCTGGCTCCTTCAGAGGTAAGCTGCAACAATTCTTGGTCTCCCACACtatagggaaaagaaagaagcccTAATGAGGATGGGTAGTTATATCCTTACAGGACTgtcaaatgaacaaaatcaaatattttagcTCCTCCAGGAAGGGTTGAAGTAAACCAACTAAtctgatttgctttttaaaatctgctcTTTCGTTTAATAACTTCTAATCAAGACGGACTGTTCAAAGACTAAAGATAAATAATCACAAATCTCAGAGCAGTTGTGCAAAAAAACATTGCTTTATGGCTATGCAAATGAGAGCCAAAATTTAAATGAAAGCCAaaacagagattaaaaaaaaaaaaaatcctaaaagcatACCTTAGTGAGAAGGCAAGAGCAAAGACAAATAAACAAAGGGAGAGCAGGAGGAAATAAGGCCTGTGAGAATGAGAATAAGTCATGCAGCTATCCCAAGAGAATGTAAAGATGACTACCTTGCTACACTGCCATCTCTGCCTCTTTTCAGGTTAAAAAAACTCCTCCCAATTATGAGATTAGCCAACAAAAAATGGTTGGCAATGACACCATCATAGTTTAGACAAGCTATCACAGATCTTGGTGGCAAACAATAATTCCTATAGAAATAGGAATAGGTAGAACTAAGGAGCAGAAgacagaaagaattaaaattagaGAACTTTAACATTTTCATCAGACGTAATTACTGCTGTGTTAATACTACTGTATATGAGGAAAGAAGCTAGAGAACAATCATCTGCTGAAAGCAAGTCTGTGCAAAGTTCTGTTATCTTAAATTCCTTtggaggggagtagatgtagctcaaatggttgagtgcctacttcccatgtgcaaggtcccaggttggatccccagtacctcctaaaaacaacaacagaaaacaaacaaaagagtcaactctcattggggagtggatgtggctcagtggttgaaaattaaaaaaaaaaaaaaagaaattcctttgGACATTACTAATAAAGCAAATCAACAAAAAGATAATTTTTCAGTTATAAAATGAGGGAATTACACTACATGATCTCTAAGGTTTCTTATAGCACATTAGATGATTCTAAT
This genomic stretch from Dasypus novemcinctus isolate mDasNov1 chromosome 21, mDasNov1.1.hap2, whole genome shotgun sequence harbors:
- the BRCA1 gene encoding breast cancer type 1 susceptibility protein isoform X2: MDLSMARIEEVQNVLNAMQKILECPICLELIKEPVSTKCDHIFCKFCMLKLLNQKKGPSQCPLCKNDITKRSLQESTRFSQLVEELLKIIHAFELDTGLQFANNYNFSKKENNSPELLKEEVSIIQSMGYRNRAKRLRQSEPENPSLETSLSAQLSNLGIVRSLRTKQQTQLQSKSVYIELGSDSSEDTVNKASYCSVGDQELLQLTSEGARAETSLDPAKKAACEFSEDLTNIEHHQSSNKDLNTIEKHATERHPEKYQGISVSNLHVEPCGTNTHANLLQHENSSLLLTKDRMNVEKAEFCNKSKQPGLARRQQSRWAESKETCNDRQTPSIEKKVDVDADPLYGRKELNKQKPPCSESHRDTQDIPWIMLNSSIQKVNEWFSRGDDILTSDDSHDRGSELNAEVAGALKVSKEVDEYSSFSEKIDLMAINPHDTLQFASERVQLKPAESNIKDKIFGKTYHRKASLPNLSHITEDLFIGAIAAEPKITQEHSLTNKIKRKRRTASGLRPEDFIKKVDLTVVQKTPEKINQGTDQMEQNDPVMNIANSGHENETKGDCVQKEKNANPTESLGKESAFRTKGEPISSSISNMELELNINSKASKKNRPKRMSSTRHIHALELVGSRNPSPPNHTELQIDSCSSIEEIEKINSNQKPIRHNRMLQLTKEKETTTGAKKNNKPNEQISERHASDAFLELKNVTDFLPKCSSSDKLQKFNSSLQGEVAENLETIQVSDSTRDPEDLVVSGEKCLQTERSAESTGISVVPDTDYGTQDSISLLEADTLGKAKTALNQHVSQYVAIRNATELSHGCSKDTRNDTEDFKDPLRHEVNHTQGTNVEIEESELDTQYLQNTFKISKRQSFALFSNPENECATVCAHSRFLGKQSPKVTFECRHKEENQGKKESKIKHVQVIHTTAGFPIVCQKDKPGDYAKGSIQGVSRLCQSSQARGNESELINSNEHEISQNPDQMPSLSHMKSSVKTKCKENLSEEKFEELTVSLERTMVNENIIQSTVSTISHSNIRENTFKEASSSSINEVGSSDENIQAEVGRNRAPKLNAMLRLGLMQPEVYKQSLPITNCKYPEIKSQGENEEAIRAVDIDFSPCLISDNLQLPMGNSCASQICSETPDDLLDDDEIKENNCFAESDIKERSAIFSKTVQKREFRRSPSPLVHTSFAQGHQRKPRKLDSSEEDVSSEDEELPCFQHLLFGKVTNIPSQRSAVSMECLSKITEENLVLKNSMNDCSNQVSLLKASQEHPLSEEARCSSSLFSSQCSALEDLTANTNTQDPFLMFDPPSKQVRHQFENEEVVLSDKDELIADDHERETSLEEDNYQEDQSVDSNLGEAASGYENESSLSEDCSELSSQSDILTTQQRDTIQDNLIKLQQEMAELEAVLEQHGSQPSNCSPSLIAGSGAPEDLLNPEQITSGKGVVLTSEKSSEHPISQNPEGLSADKFQVSADSSTSENKEPGVQGSSSRSQLLNSRWDEPSHSRSLQNGNCLSQDELVKVIDVEEEQLEKSEACNIIEQSYLPRQDLEGTPYLESGISLFSDDPEYDLSEGKAPDLAPIGSMPTSASTLKLPQFQVAESPKSPAVVHTANITGYDMREESASREKPEVISSTEEVNKRISMVASGLTPKEFMLVHKFARKHHSTLTNLITEETTHVIMKTDVELVCERTLKYFLGIAGGKWVVSYFWVTQSIKERKMLDEHDFEVKGDVVNGRNHQGPKRARESQDRKIFRGLEICCYGPFTNMPTDQLEWMVQLCGASVVKDPSLFTFSMGTHPVVVVQPDAWTEDSGFLAIGQVCEAPVVTREWVLDSVALYQRQELDTYLIPQMP